The window GTGACCTGTTCCGATGAAAATGGTGCGATTGACCCACTGATAGCGCGGATCGCCGCTCTGCAGGCGGGCCTGCGTCCGCATGTAGTATTCGGACGGATCGACCGCGTTGCCTGCCGCAATCCGGGCAAGCACCTCGGGTGGGCCGTGGCGATAGCCGAAATTCCGCACGTCGATCAGCGCCCCGTCATGGGTTTCCATCGCATAGCGCGTGTCCAGTTCGGCATGGCTGTCCCAAACGGTCTGCCAGTCGGCCCCGAGGTTCAGAACCGTGCCTCGCAGTTTAGGGCCATCGACCGTGCCACCGATGATCGGGATGATCCGCCATTGCCCGCCCGGCGCGGCACCCTTTTCCAGCGGCGACGCCAGTTTCACGCTCAGCCTGCAGGCAAGCTCAAGGCCGGGTTTCGGCAACGGGCCAGGCGTCGTCATGCCGGCGGCCT is drawn from Paracoccus tegillarcae and contains these coding sequences:
- a CDS encoding DUF3237 domain-containing protein, with the protein product MTTPGPLPKPGLELACRLSVKLASPLEKGAAPGGQWRIIPIIGGTVDGPKLRGTVLNLGADWQTVWDSHAELDTRYAMETHDGALIDVRNFGYRHGPPEVLARIAAGNAVDPSEYYMRTQARLQSGDPRYQWVNRTIFIGTGHRLADAVQLALYAVT